The Thermoproteota archaeon genomic sequence TGGGGTGGGTGGTAGGAGGGTTTTAGACGGCTTTTCTTTTGTAGAGGGAGGATTGTTCCTGATCATGCTGTTTACCCCTCGTCTGTGGGCAGATATATTGACCGGATCAGCAGTGTTAGTAGCGATCGGTGGGTCTATCTTCACTGCAATACTCATGAGCTGTTACTTCGAGAAAGCGGACAGATCTAAGCTACTGACTAGCTGATGGATTAGTCTTTGTGTCTTCGTACTTGTATTCCTCAGAACAGAGTGTGCTTGCATAAGCCTTACGTCAAGCCCTTCTCGTTAAATATTTCCAAGAAATTGGAATACGTGGAACCCTCATGAGGGGCGAAGCAAGAGATGGCTCTCCGAGACGAGATGGAACCTAGAGACCGCCAAGATATTGCATGATAGGGGGAGATACAACGCTGCTTGCTTTTACGCTCATCAGGCCGCGGGGATGGCTGTCAAGGCTCTCCTGATAACTAAGAACGAGTCTCCTTGGGGCCACGGCGTGAGGGCCCTGCTCGAGAGGTATTCGGAGATCAGTGGTGAGGACGTGTCCCTCTTCTTACCTCACGCTAGGGAGCTGGACAGGCACTACATCCCCTCCAGATATCCGAACGCCCATCCATACGGGACACCCCACGAGGCTTACGACAAGCCAACCTCCATAAAGGCCATCAGAAGCGCGGAACTAATATTGGGTTACGTGGAGGGTAGACTGGATGGATCTCAGGAAGCTGGTGAATAGGATAAGGGAGAGGTACAGGGTCTACGCGATCATACTCTTCGGCTCACGGGCCAGGGGAGACTGGCTCCCTCACAGTGATTACGATCTTCTCATCGTGGCCGACTTCCAAGAGCCCTTCCTAGACAGAGTCTACGAGCTATCCGGATTGGCGGAAGGTCCAGTGGAATCCCATCCCTACACCCTCGATGAGGTGAGGGAATTACTGAGGAGGGGCGTTCCATCGATCGTTGATGCCCTCGAGGAGGGCATCGTCCTCTACGAGGGGGAGGAGTTCAGGGAGGTGAGGGAGCTTTTCGAGGAGATGAAGAGGAAGGGGCTCAGGAGGAGCGGTGTATCGATCATATTGCCCGGAAGTGATCAGCCGTAGGTCTCTTCCACGCCTCCACCCAGCTGGGGATCTGGTGTTCCCGAGTTTTATCGACCATTCACCCTTCAATACGCTTCTAACGTCGGATATGAAGATCTGAGGTGTGTTACAAGATCCCAAGCATCCACAGTAGCTGTAGTAGGGGCATGGATCCCTCTTCGTGTGGGTCATCATGTAGCTGGCGAACATGATGCCCCTTAGATCCCTCAGCTCCAGCCCGCACGTCCCATTAACCAAAGTGTTAGCAGAGCCGCACGACCCTCCGCAGTTAGCTGCGGGCTCCCTGCCCGGTAGGGTGATCAGCGCTACGCCCTCGCCCATGCCCAGGAACCTCGCCCTGAAGATCATGTGAACATCGCATGCTCTGTGGGGCGGTTCATGTCTCGTGCACCCGCTTGCCCTGCCACGCTCATAGTAAAACCACCAGACATCTCCTTCGGGGTACACGAGCCCATGATATATCTCGTTGCACCTCCACATCCCATCTCCGTAACCCTCTGACGGTCCGGTAATCCTCCTCCACCCCCTCTCCTCCCTAACCCAGAGATCAGCCACACCTCTCAGGGGATCCAAGAGGGTCGACGGTAGGTCGGCGAAGACTCTGGAAGGCACGCTGCGGGAGGCCAGCTCCGACGCTAGCATCTCGATATAGTGAATGTCGTGACTCCCGTTGAGGGACCATATGATAACGAATGGGAGGGTCCTGTTGATTCGCTCGGCGTAATCGAGCAGCTTCCTTACCTCTAACCTGTCGAACTCGAGTGGGGGGACGACGAGTATGAGGGAACCTAGCTTCCTCCCATATCTCTCGAACACCTCCTTCTCCTTAGCGTAGTACTCAACATTAGGGAGGGATTTGAGAAATATCTCCTTCACAGGATTCCCCCTGGGGACCAAGCTTAAGATCAGTCCACCGATGAGCAGGAGAAGGAACAGAGTATTAAGATCTCTCCTATCGATTGTGGGATCCATGCGTCCTTTCCTAGGTCGTATTGGGTGCGACGTTATAAGATCTGATGCGCTGCCCTCGAGTCAGTTTTTAATTTCGGGGGGAGCGATGAATTAGGGGGGAGAGGAGGCCGGGGGTTACGGCCGTAAGGCTGAGGAAGGTCCGCCCACGCCCCCAGCACCGCCTCCCCGCAAGGGGATACCCCGAGAGGGGCAGGAAGGCCCACAGAAACGACACGTCCCTCGGGGCATGGCGATGATGCCGGCGAGGCAGAGGACCCCGAGGGGACCGGTGAAACGGGGCCCCGGCGGTGTGCAAGCCAGTCCCCGCGATGAGCAGCTGGGGCGAGCGGGGGGTAGGCGCTCAGCCGAATCCCCCCAGTACAGAAGGCGGACTATGGCCTCCACTCCCCTCCTCTCAGTCCTTCACCCAACGCCGATCCTTCGTACCTAGCTCGCGCGCAGCTACGATTTAGCTATTCCTAATTGCCGGATCCGACTCGAGATTCAAGGTACGAAAGTGAGAGGGGGAAGTCCAAAGGACGATTCATCACGGCGGAGGTCATGACGTGGTATACAAGCACCTCCGGAGGCCGTCCGCTCCCCATGAGATGGAAGTTCTATAGGGAGTATCAGTGTTTCATGATGGAGGAGAGGTGCTCTCAAGTGAAAAGGAGGAAGGATAGCCCTCTGCGACTTGGGAAATCTTTAAATATGGGAAATTCGGGTATAGGATAGCGGGGCAGGGCAGCGGGGTGGGGCAGCCTGGTAGCCCGCCGGGCTCATAACCCGGAGGTCGGTGGTTCAAATCCACCCCCCGCTACTTAAAAATTTTTAACATCACTCACGTTTTTGATATATATTTCCTATTCATACCGAGATGTCATTAAAATTATTTACAATATCTCCTTCAAAAAACCAGCCCTCTGTCTCACAACTCTCGTTAGCGTAATTTTGATCTGATTTGGGGCCTTTAGACCAAGATAATTTATATTAAGGGGTTTTAAAGCTGCAACACACCATTGTGATAGTCGCTATAAAGGGTCTCCCTTCATTTCGGCCGATACAGGATCTCAATATTATCTCCCCTCTCTCTTGGCTAGCTCTATTAACCTTCTTATTATTTCATCGTAGGTTTCTCCCTTCCTCCCAAGACTCTTGAGCATCTCCCTGGTCTCTTTTGATATCTGGATGGTTGTTAGATCCCTTCTGGATCTGGGCATCGTCGTTACGGATAACCTATACACTATTAAACTTAATTATGTGTTATATATAATTACACATAGTAGTTATATAATTCTGGAGGCAGAATTATGGATTGCTTATGGTAAGCAGGAAAACAAGGGGGTCTGAAAGCTACTCCTGGAGGGAGGCGTATCCCTCATGACTTCAGAGTGGAGCTCTACTATTTCGTTAGAGAGCTTCGTGATAGAGGGATGAGCTATCGTGAGATTCAGAGAATTGTGGAGAGGGAGCACGGTATCAAGATAAGCAAGTCCCACATATCCTACTGGATTCGTGGCCTTCATACCCCGTTAAACGAGCCCTACAATCATGTCGATACTTCCAAGGAGAGCGAACTGGCGTGGATAGCTGGGATGTTCGTAGGAGACGGTTCCATAAAGATCAACAGGAAGGGCCATTTTCTGGTGCTGAAGGTCAAGGATAGAGAGCTAGCGGAAGCTGCCGCTAGTAAACTGGCAGTTGTTCTGGAGAGGGAAAAACAGTACGCGGTAAACAGGATGGGGGATGGTAGATATTACGTGCAGGTCCAGTCGAGGGAACTAGTCGGTCATCTGGTAAGGTGGGATAACATTCTCTCGCATCTAGAGAGAAGCCCTAAGGAGTTTATTCAGGCATTCTTCGATTGTGAGGGCGTAGCTGTGGGATATGTTGGTGCATCTGGCAGGTTCTTCGCTGGAATAGACGTAGGTAATACCAACAAAGAGTTGCTCGAGGCCGTGTCCTCGAAGCTCTCTGACATGGGAATTTCATCAACCGTTTCAATGCATTATCCCCGGGGAAAGGTTTTCGTAACTAGGAAGGGGAGGTCTGTGGCTAGAAGAGACTGTTACTTCTTGAGGATATACCAGCAGGAGAGCATCATGAAGTACCGGGAGGAAATTGGGTTCGTCACTCCAAGGAAGCAGGAGAAGCTGGAGGACATAGCTGACATCCTCTCTGAGTTCGGATCTGGACGGGAGGCTGCCGTGGAGTGGATCAGGAGATATGAGTATAGAGAAGGGATGGGCCGCCAGAGGTGGTTCAGGAGGAAGAGGTTCCTTGGATGGAAAGATGCAGTTAAGGAGTACGAGAAATTCCTGGCTAGGAGATCAGGCGATTAATCGTTATTACGGGTCACAGCATTTTCTTCTTTCTACACGCCTCCAGTGCTCTTTCCCACCTGTCCTTCCTCCCGTAACTCTCGAGTTCTTCGAATACCCTCATTAGTAGCTCTCCCCTAAGTCCGGAGCTCCTTATCACACCTAAAATCCAGTTTAGGTTCTTCTTACCATCCAAATAGGCGATCATGGACCTCTTAACGTAATTTATGGAGGCCTTGGCCAGCTCTCCTGAGTACTCCTTACCCTCCGATCTAGTCGCCTGTGCTTTTACCTTCTTTTCCCTCTCCAGTGGCTTTCCTTCCCCCATCTCCTTCATCTTCAAGTAGAGGTCCCTGAGGGTCATGGACTCCTCGTACCTCTTGCCCACCTCCTCATTGGGTACCACCACCCACATGTCCTTGAACCCCTCTCTCTGTACCGGTTTCCTGCTCTTCTTCCCTGTCTCTACCTCTATCCCTATTCCTTCAATCATCAGATCGACATCTGCCCTTCTCTCCACCCTCAATCCAAGCTTCCGGGCTAAGAGGACTATCTCCTCGGTCATCAGCTTGTGAAGGTGATTCTCCGAATCGGAAGGAAGCTCGTAATACACTACTTTCCTCCCATGAGCATCAATAAGCTCAGTTTTCACCACCTGACCCCTATTAAGGAGCCTCCTCAGGTATGTAAGAACGGTAAACTTCGTCCTGCTTACGTCGGTCCCATACTTTTCAGCGATAGCCATAGCTATCGAGGAGTTGAAGTAGTAGGAGGATTAGGGGGATGGGTATTGCCCTCAGCATCTTCCCGAGTATCAGGGGGATCATAGACTACGGTAAAGATGAGCTTTCGTGATAAAAGGGGGTTATCTAGACATTTCATGAAAACTTTCAGGGGAGGTGCTTCCAGCCCCCCAGATCGCTAGAGCTCTCGAATGAACGAATCGGCCGCATAGGTGATGCGCGGAGTCTGGGTTTAGTTAAGGATTGTTAGCAGTCCCTCTCCAATAGTTCGAAGTACTTTTCTCTGGTAAGCCCCGCCTCGGCCATTATAACCCTTATAAGTCCGGGCTTAAGCTTCTTTCCAGGGTGTACGGGTACTACTATCCTGACGTGTTGCTCATTCACTAGTATCACGTGGGAGCCTCTTTGCCGTATAGGCTTGAATCCAAGCTTACTAAGTATCTTAATGAGCTTATAGGGATCTATGGGTGTTATTTTAGGCAACGGCTTTCACTCTCTGAAGACCTACCACCCTACGGCTTAACAGTTCCTTCTTTTCCTCCTCAGAGAGTGTTTCGAGGTATAGCTTAATTGCTTCCCTAACATTACTGATCACCTCATCTAGACT encodes the following:
- a CDS encoding type II toxin-antitoxin system HicA family toxin — translated: MPKITPIDPYKLIKILSKLGFKPIRQRGSHVILVNEQHVRIVVPVHPGKKLKPGLIRVIMAEAGLTREKYFELLERDC
- a CDS encoding nucleotidyltransferase domain-containing protein, whose amino-acid sequence is MDLRKLVNRIRERYRVYAIILFGSRARGDWLPHSDYDLLIVADFQEPFLDRVYELSGLAEGPVESHPYTLDEVRELLRRGVPSIVDALEEGIVLYEGEEFREVRELFEEMKRKGLRRSGVSIILPGSDQP
- a CDS encoding HEPN domain-containing protein, with the translated sequence MFPRNWNTWNPHEGRSKRWLSETRWNLETAKILHDRGRYNAACFYAHQAAGMAVKALLITKNESPWGHGVRALLERYSEISGEDVSLFLPHARELDRHYIPSRYPNAHPYGTPHEAYDKPTSIKAIRSAELILGYVEGRLDGSQEAGE
- a CDS encoding type II toxin-antitoxin system HicB family antitoxin, whose amino-acid sequence is MDRRIREFSVIILEDEGGGYVAIVPELPGCHTQGDSLDEVISNVREAIKLYLETLSEEEKKELLSRRVVGLQRVKAVA
- a CDS encoding LAGLIDADG family homing endonuclease, which translates into the protein MSYREIQRIVEREHGIKISKSHISYWIRGLHTPLNEPYNHVDTSKESELAWIAGMFVGDGSIKINRKGHFLVLKVKDRELAEAAASKLAVVLEREKQYAVNRMGDGRYYVQVQSRELVGHLVRWDNILSHLERSPKEFIQAFFDCEGVAVGYVGASGRFFAGIDVGNTNKELLEAVSSKLSDMGISSTVSMHYPRGKVFVTRKGRSVARRDCYFLRIYQQESIMKYREEIGFVTPRKQEKLEDIADILSEFGSGREAAVEWIRRYEYREGMGRQRWFRRKRFLGWKDAVKEYEKFLARRSGD